Proteins encoded within one genomic window of Nitrospirota bacterium:
- a CDS encoding DUF86 domain-containing protein: protein MRRNYLLYLEDIFTSASKILNYAGDMPYEGLIIDAMRLEAIVRNFEIIGEAASKLPQDIKDKYPFIEWRKISDFRNVLAHEYFGIDYEMMWEIIKDKLPALLDSMKTIIEKEK, encoded by the coding sequence ATGCGTAGAAATTATCTGCTATATCTTGAAGACATCTTCACTTCCGCAAGCAAAATTCTGAATTACGCAGGGGATATGCCATATGAAGGCCTCATAATAGATGCAATGCGTCTTGAAGCGATCGTCAGGAACTTCGAGATTATTGGTGAGGCGGCAAGCAAACTACCACAAGATATAAAGGATAAATATCCGTTTATAGAATGGCGCAAAATATCTGATTTCAGAAATGTCCTTGCACATGAGTATTTTGGAATAGACTATGAAATGATGTGGGAGATCATTAAAGACAAGCTCCCGGCTCTTCTTGACAGTATGAAAACCATCATCGAAAAAGAAAAATAA
- a CDS encoding Nramp family divalent metal transporter, with protein MGPGIITANIDNDASGITTYSVAGARFGYALLWTLLPTTVALVVIQETIARMGVVTGKGLSDLIRENFGVKAAFYMMLGLFVANFGNTVANLAGWAASMEILGFSKFIMVPVGALSIWILVTKGSYRLVEKILLFACLIYFGYVVSGFMAQPEWGPVLKSAVIPQMRWDSEYIMLSIAIIGTTITPWMQFYLQSSIAEKGIKKRQYKAMRLDVIIGCSITDIISFFIIVTCGALLFPHGIRVTEASEAALALKPLAGEYAYLIFALCLANASLLGAIIVPLATAYYVCEAMGWEAGVNKTFSEAPQFMWIYTMTIALASLVIMIPGAPLVLLMVLSAVLNGLLLPFVLVFALLLVNNKKLMGEYSNSRAWNYISWATVITIIGLTSFLVITTIMPLNV; from the coding sequence ATGGGGCCGGGCATCATCACCGCTAACATTGACAATGACGCCAGCGGCATAACCACTTATTCGGTGGCAGGCGCGCGTTTCGGATACGCCCTGCTCTGGACGCTGCTGCCCACGACAGTCGCTCTCGTGGTGATACAGGAGACGATAGCGCGCATGGGCGTTGTGACAGGCAAAGGGCTTTCCGACCTGATCCGTGAGAACTTCGGGGTCAAGGCGGCTTTTTATATGATGTTAGGCCTTTTTGTCGCGAACTTCGGCAATACCGTCGCTAATCTTGCGGGCTGGGCAGCCAGCATGGAGATCCTCGGTTTCAGCAAATTCATCATGGTGCCTGTCGGGGCGCTCTCGATCTGGATACTCGTCACCAAGGGGAGCTACCGGCTGGTCGAGAAGATACTTCTTTTTGCCTGCCTTATTTATTTCGGATATGTTGTTTCCGGCTTTATGGCACAGCCTGAATGGGGGCCGGTGCTGAAGAGCGCCGTCATTCCCCAGATGCGGTGGGATTCGGAATACATCATGCTCAGCATCGCCATCATCGGAACCACTATCACGCCCTGGATGCAGTTCTATCTCCAGTCTTCGATAGCTGAGAAGGGCATCAAGAAAAGACAGTACAAGGCGATGCGGCTTGATGTCATCATCGGATGCTCCATAACGGATATCATCAGCTTCTTTATTATCGTTACATGCGGGGCATTGCTCTTTCCGCACGGCATACGGGTCACCGAGGCGTCAGAGGCCGCGCTCGCGCTGAAGCCGCTTGCCGGAGAGTACGCGTACCTGATCTTCGCCTTATGCCTTGCGAACGCCTCTCTGCTCGGCGCGATCATAGTGCCTCTTGCCACGGCTTACTATGTCTGCGAGGCGATGGGATGGGAGGCAGGCGTCAACAAGACGTTCAGCGAGGCGCCGCAGTTCATGTGGATATATACGATGACCATAGCCCTGGCATCGCTTGTTATCATGATCCCGGGTGCGCCGCTTGTCCTTCTCATGGTGCTCTCAGCTGTGCTTAACGGGCTACTGCTTCCGTTTGTGCTGGTCTTTGCCCTGCTGCTTGTGAACAACAAGAAGCTCATGGGCGAATACAGTAATTCCAGGGCCTGGAATTACATCTCATGGGCAACTGTCATAACGATAATAGGATTGACATCGTTTCTTGTTATAACAACAATAATGCCGCTCAATGTGTAG
- a CDS encoding DNA helicase UvrD: MPKIIADLHVHSGYSRATSRDMNANLMALWAKKKGINLLATGDFTHPEYLKELKKDLKPLGNGLYATEKEPSVNFMLTAEISSIYKQGGKVRKIHNLVFAPGIEVVEKINSVLDKRGNIKSDGRPILGISAKELLKMILDISEDCLFVPAHAWTPWFSIFGSKSGFDSIEECFEEYSKYIYAIETGLSSDPEMNWRLSALDNITLLSNSDAHSPAKLGREANVFDCNMDYYDVIDTIKKKDRNRFLYTVEFFPEEGKYHYDGHRICGISFSPAETKKHKGICPVCKKPLVIGVTNRVDELADRDEGFVPNNAIPSKHLVPLVEIIAGAFGQGVNTKKVKAEYERLVSIHTEFDILLELGEDEIGVIADGKIAEGIKRVRSGDIKVVPGFDGEYGKVSIF, translated from the coding sequence ATGCCGAAAATCATCGCCGACCTTCATGTTCATTCCGGCTACAGCCGCGCCACGAGCAGGGATATGAACGCCAACCTTATGGCTCTCTGGGCAAAGAAGAAAGGGATAAACCTGCTTGCTACAGGTGATTTCACACATCCTGAATATCTCAAGGAACTGAAGAAAGACCTGAAGCCGCTCGGCAACGGTTTATACGCGACAGAAAAAGAGCCGTCAGTGAACTTCATGCTCACCGCAGAGATAAGCAGCATCTACAAGCAGGGAGGAAAGGTAAGGAAGATCCACAACCTTGTCTTCGCACCGGGCATCGAAGTGGTTGAAAAGATAAACAGCGTATTGGATAAACGAGGCAACATCAAGTCAGACGGAAGGCCGATACTCGGCATATCAGCCAAAGAACTGCTGAAGATGATCCTCGACATATCTGAAGACTGCCTCTTTGTGCCTGCGCACGCATGGACGCCGTGGTTCTCCATCTTCGGCAGCAAGTCAGGCTTTGACTCGATAGAAGAGTGTTTTGAAGAATACTCGAAATACATCTATGCGATCGAGACAGGGCTCTCCTCAGACCCTGAGATGAACTGGAGGCTATCTGCGCTTGATAATATTACTCTCTTATCAAATTCAGATGCGCATTCACCAGCCAAATTAGGAAGAGAGGCGAACGTCTTTGACTGCAATATGGATTATTACGATGTCATTGATACGATAAAGAAAAAAGACCGGAATCGTTTTCTCTATACAGTTGAGTTCTTCCCTGAAGAGGGCAAGTACCACTATGACGGACACAGAATATGCGGAATATCATTCTCACCGGCTGAGACAAAGAAGCATAAAGGCATCTGCCCTGTCTGCAAAAAGCCTCTTGTCATAGGCGTAACCAACAGGGTTGACGAACTTGCCGACAGGGACGAGGGTTTTGTGCCTAATAATGCGATACCTTCAAAACACCTTGTACCTCTTGTCGAGATCATAGCCGGGGCGTTTGGACAGGGAGTGAATACAAAAAAGGTTAAAGCCGAATATGAAAGGCTCGTCTCTATACATACTGAATTCGATATCCTTCTTGAGCTTGGAGAAGATGAGATAGGCGTTATCGCGGATGGAAAAATAGCAGAAGGTATAAAGAGAGTGAGGAGCGGTGATATCAAGGTCGTGCCGGGATTTGATGGTGAGTATGGCAAGGTATCGATATTTTAG
- a CDS encoding nucleotidyltransferase family protein, with translation MNAIDILKNQEGLIKQKYSVKRIGIFGSFAREEQRPDSDIDVLVDFEEGAKTFDNFMELKFFLEDLFHRKVDLVTVKALRPQIKEGILKEVTYA, from the coding sequence ATGAATGCTATAGACATATTAAAGAACCAGGAAGGATTGATAAAACAGAAATATAGCGTTAAGCGAATTGGCATATTCGGGTCTTTTGCAAGGGAAGAACAGAGGCCAGACAGCGATATTGATGTTCTTGTGGATTTTGAGGAAGGTGCTAAGACCTTTGATAACTTCATGGAGCTGAAGTTTTTTCTTGAAGACCTGTTTCATAGAAAAGTGGACTTGGTGACAGTCAAGGCATTAAGGCCACAGATTAAAGAGGGCATTCTTAAAGAAGTAACCTATGCGTAG
- a CDS encoding polyprenyl synthetase family protein has protein sequence MKIKEVCAYYKKDLDSAEDSINGMFMAVAPAISEIGQYMLTGGGKRIRPLLAILSSRIFNYHGEKAYVLACSVESIHTASLLHDDIVDDASVRRGRPPAHSVWGDKLTILVGDYLYTNAMRVASSLGNQRIMDALSGATAKMSEGEVLQLGIKGDFDISESEYMEIIKDKTAILISSICLSGAILGKASKKQEDAMAGYGLKLGLAFQIADDVLDYMAEEKALGKSLGKDLEEGKITLPLIYLLKSSTDEEAEKVKSIIRAEKMFRSDLSYITGLLEKYKCIEKSYEKANSIINEAKAELDIFDDSMEKTSLITIAEYALKREK, from the coding sequence ATGAAGATCAAGGAAGTCTGCGCATACTATAAAAAAGACCTGGATTCTGCCGAAGATTCTATCAACGGGATGTTCATGGCTGTTGCGCCTGCCATATCAGAGATAGGGCAATATATGCTTACCGGAGGCGGAAAGCGCATCAGGCCCTTACTGGCGATACTCAGCTCAAGGATATTTAATTACCACGGGGAGAAGGCCTATGTCCTTGCGTGCAGCGTTGAGTCTATACATACCGCGTCACTGCTGCATGATGACATAGTTGATGACGCGAGCGTAAGAAGGGGGAGGCCGCCCGCACACTCTGTCTGGGGAGACAAGCTCACCATACTTGTGGGCGATTATCTTTATACCAACGCCATGAGGGTCGCAAGCTCGCTCGGCAACCAGAGGATAATGGACGCGCTCTCAGGCGCCACAGCCAAGATGTCAGAGGGCGAGGTGCTGCAGCTCGGCATCAAAGGTGATTTTGATATTTCAGAGTCGGAGTATATGGAGATAATAAAGGACAAGACCGCGATACTCATATCTTCCATATGCCTGAGCGGGGCCATCCTCGGCAAAGCATCAAAGAAGCAGGAGGATGCCATGGCAGGATACGGCCTGAAACTCGGGCTGGCGTTTCAGATCGCTGACGATGTCCTTGATTACATGGCGGAGGAGAAGGCGCTCGGGAAGAGCCTCGGCAAAGACCTTGAAGAGGGCAAGATAACGCTTCCGCTCATCTATCTGCTCAAAAGCTCGACCGATGAAGAGGCTGAAAAGGTGAAGTCCATCATAAGGGCTGAGAAGATGTTCAGGTCAGACCTTTCCTATATAACCGGGCTGCTTGAGAAGTATAAATGCATTGAGAAGTCATATGAAAAGGCAAACAGCATAATCAACGAGGCAAAGGCAGAGCTTGATATCTTTGATGACTCGATGGAGAAGACCTCGCTGATAACCATAGCTGAGTACGCGTTAAAGAGAGAAAAATAG
- a CDS encoding FAD:protein FMN transferase, producing the protein MNKGKAFMFVVFSILLLTGCTKEERVFKKTRTEMFTTVTITVVSDSDKKAEEAIDAGFAEIKRIGELINYYSPDSELTAINRAAGKNPVKVSKDTLDNIMKAIHISDVTAGAFDPAIGPVIKLWGFSKDPSKRFVPDKDAVSNALRLIDYKKVKINEATSEVYLEDAGMELDLGGIAKGYGADKAIEVIKAKGITAALVAIAGDIKGYGRRPDGQSWRVGVQNPRPKTDKKSPTLTKGGEGGFDDDILTALYLTDQAVSTSGDYERFFTQDGKRYHHIIDPKTGFPSESQAISVSVIAPQGYISDGISTGVFVLGSQKGIALLESMGLEGIIVDADMKVFITKGLKGKVEIPGM; encoded by the coding sequence GTGAACAAAGGCAAAGCATTCATGTTTGTTGTATTCTCTATCCTCCTTCTTACAGGCTGCACAAAAGAGGAGAGGGTATTCAAGAAGACCCGGACCGAGATGTTCACGACCGTCACGATAACGGTTGTGAGTGATTCTGATAAAAAGGCTGAAGAGGCGATCGATGCCGGCTTTGCCGAGATAAAGAGAATAGGCGAGCTTATAAACTATTATTCTCCAGACAGTGAGCTCACCGCGATAAACAGGGCAGCAGGAAAGAATCCTGTAAAGGTCAGCAAAGACACTCTCGACAACATTATGAAGGCGATACACATATCAGATGTAACAGCCGGAGCGTTCGATCCTGCCATCGGCCCTGTCATAAAGCTCTGGGGGTTTTCAAAGGACCCGTCCAAGCGTTTTGTCCCTGATAAAGATGCTGTCAGTAATGCGTTAAGGCTTATTGATTACAAAAAAGTGAAGATAAATGAGGCAACATCAGAAGTCTATCTCGAAGATGCGGGCATGGAGCTTGACCTCGGCGGCATCGCAAAGGGCTATGGTGCAGATAAGGCGATAGAGGTGATCAAAGCAAAAGGCATAACGGCTGCGCTTGTGGCGATAGCAGGCGATATTAAAGGTTATGGACGGAGGCCTGACGGCCAGTCATGGAGAGTAGGTGTGCAGAACCCTCGTCCTAAAACTGATAAAAAGTCCCCCACTTTAACAAAGGGGGGCGAGGGGGGATTTGATGACGATATCCTTACCGCTCTATATCTCACTGACCAGGCAGTATCAACCTCAGGCGACTACGAGAGGTTTTTTACACAGGACGGCAAGCGCTATCATCATATAATAGACCCGAAGACAGGCTTTCCTTCTGAATCACAGGCTATCAGTGTTTCTGTCATAGCGCCTCAAGGCTATATTTCTGACGGCATATCCACCGGCGTATTTGTCCTCGGCTCGCAAAAGGGAATAGCCCTTCTTGAATCAATGGGGCTTGAGGGAATAATCGTTGATGCCGATATGAAGGTCTTCATAACAAAAGGATTGAAAGGCAAGGTGGAGATTCCGGGGATGTAG
- a CDS encoding magnesium transporter, translating into MSLFGELFISELLNKPVLDPKGDELGRVSDFVVIKGEHLPKVSALILNKKDKLRLEWDELSIFNKSVISSKIYSPHVKSYVSSEDDLLIVRDIFDKQIVDADGAKVVRVNDVKLEGKHYMAWLAAVDVGMSGILRRLGIERRSESIYRLFGKTLSQNLIGWGYLQPLEPRLTKISLTVPRQMLSELHPADIADIINSISQKDGASFFNDLDIETAAEALAELQPEMQADIINSMDTEKAADIIEEMPPDEAADVLSDLPKERADEILEHVEKEEAEDIQELLMHEEDTAGGLMTNDFISYPPDITVREATERFRTEAQEAENVYYLYIVDKEEKLQGVASLREVLIADNDSYLADIMETNLKTVAPGEDEMAVAEIISKYNLLALPVVDENGYMHGIITVDDIVDILLPPASKKKRRRV; encoded by the coding sequence ATGTCCCTTTTTGGCGAACTCTTTATCAGCGAGTTATTGAATAAACCGGTTCTTGACCCAAAAGGGGACGAACTCGGCAGGGTCTCTGACTTTGTCGTGATAAAGGGGGAGCATCTCCCCAAGGTATCAGCCCTCATACTCAACAAGAAGGACAAGCTCCGCCTCGAATGGGATGAGCTGAGCATATTCAACAAGAGCGTAATATCTTCAAAGATATATTCCCCCCATGTAAAATCTTATGTATCGTCAGAGGACGACCTGCTTATCGTGCGGGACATATTTGACAAGCAGATAGTTGACGCTGACGGGGCCAAGGTCGTGAGGGTCAATGACGTCAAGCTTGAAGGAAAGCATTATATGGCATGGCTTGCCGCTGTTGATGTGGGGATGAGCGGGATACTGAGGCGCCTCGGGATAGAGCGGAGGAGCGAGAGCATCTACAGGCTCTTCGGGAAGACGCTTTCGCAAAACCTCATAGGCTGGGGATATTTACAGCCGCTTGAGCCGAGGCTTACCAAGATATCTCTGACAGTGCCGCGCCAGATGCTTTCAGAACTTCATCCTGCTGATATCGCCGATATCATCAACAGCATTTCACAGAAGGACGGGGCGAGCTTTTTCAATGACCTTGACATAGAGACCGCTGCTGAGGCGCTCGCGGAGCTTCAGCCTGAGATGCAGGCGGATATCATCAACTCCATGGACACTGAGAAGGCCGCTGACATTATCGAAGAGATGCCGCCTGACGAAGCTGCCGACGTCCTGAGCGACCTGCCCAAGGAGAGGGCCGATGAGATACTCGAACATGTTGAGAAAGAAGAGGCTGAAGATATTCAGGAACTGCTCATGCATGAAGAGGACACCGCCGGCGGGCTCATGACAAACGACTTTATCTCCTATCCCCCGGATATAACGGTCCGGGAGGCGACCGAACGGTTCAGGACCGAGGCGCAGGAGGCTGAGAATGTATATTATCTCTACATCGTTGACAAAGAGGAAAAGCTGCAGGGCGTTGCATCTCTGAGGGAGGTGCTCATCGCTGACAATGACTCTTATCTTGCGGACATTATGGAGACCAATCTCAAGACCGTCGCGCCCGGCGAGGATGAGATGGCCGTCGCCGAGATCATCTCGAAATATAACCTGCTCGCCCTGCCCGTTGTGGATGAGAACGGATATATGCACGGCATTATCACGGTTGACGACATAGTTGACATCCTTCTGCCGCCGGCTTCGAAGAAGAAGAGGCGGAGAGTTTGA
- a CDS encoding response regulator, with the protein MSGAKTKILVVEDESVVAMHIANSLEKLGYEPVAVVASGEQAIIKAEETRPDLILMDIVLKGDMDGVEAAKQIREKFNIPVIYLTAYADDAILGRAKLTEPLGYIIKPFTERELRSAIEIALYKNEMETKLRKMERWLSVTLRSIGDGVIATDHEMRVTFINKVAEDMTGWKQEDVIGKKLAEIFSVRGKEINEKEAVERLLMEKVLKEGIIMNFMEDNILFTKDRREISVSDSIAPIREEDRIPGIVIVFRDMTGSSKKC; encoded by the coding sequence ATGAGCGGGGCGAAAACCAAGATCCTTGTTGTTGAAGACGAAAGCGTAGTTGCAATGCATATAGCAAACAGTCTTGAGAAATTGGGATATGAACCTGTCGCAGTTGTAGCGTCAGGCGAACAGGCTATAATAAAAGCCGAAGAAACGCGGCCGGACCTGATATTGATGGACATCGTGTTAAAAGGTGATATGGACGGGGTAGAGGCAGCAAAACAGATACGGGAAAAATTCAATATCCCTGTAATTTATCTGACCGCCTACGCTGATGACGCTATACTGGGCAGGGCGAAGCTGACCGAGCCTTTAGGTTATATAATCAAACCATTTACTGAGAGGGAATTGAGATCAGCCATCGAGATCGCACTTTACAAGAATGAGATGGAGACCAAATTAAGAAAGATGGAGCGCTGGCTCTCTGTCACGCTGCGGAGCATAGGCGACGGCGTCATAGCCACTGACCATGAAATGCGCGTCACATTCATTAACAAAGTTGCCGAGGACATGACAGGATGGAAGCAGGAAGATGTTATCGGGAAAAAACTGGCTGAAATATTCAGCGTACGTGGCAAGGAGATCAATGAGAAGGAAGCGGTTGAAAGGCTTTTGATGGAGAAGGTATTAAAAGAAGGCATCATTATGAACTTTATGGAAGACAACATACTTTTTACCAAAGACAGAAGAGAGATATCCGTCTCAGACAGCATTGCGCCCATCAGGGAAGAAGACCGTATCCCCGGCATCGTCATAGTCTTCCGTGACATGACCGGCAGCAGCAAGAAGTGTTGA
- the mtnA gene encoding S-methyl-5-thioribose-1-phosphate isomerase, translating into MVKTIEMVDGVVMMLDQSILPHEVSYIRCTDYMMVAEGIKKLWIRGAPAIGIAAAMGIAQGAREIKAAGFDDFMKELQTVFDTLLATRPTAVNIHWSVERVKRLLNENKKRPVDELKELLVAEANKVLEEDIEINKTIGRYGNQFIKDGDTIITHCNAGSLATGGYGTATGPIRVAHESGKKIQVIADETRPVLQGARLTAWELMQDNIPVTLISDNTAGAIMQRGEIDLAIVGTDRTAANGDVANKIGTYSLAVLCKEHGIPFYVAAPTSSIDFSMATGAEIPIEERGSEEVTNIFGCRIAPEGVRVRNIAFDVTPAKYITAIITEKGVFRPENLHMINEPGTDLDKFRFKP; encoded by the coding sequence ATGGTAAAAACGATAGAGATGGTTGACGGTGTAGTCATGATGCTTGACCAGAGCATACTGCCGCACGAGGTCAGTTATATAAGATGCACTGACTACATGATGGTGGCGGAAGGCATCAAGAAGCTCTGGATACGCGGAGCCCCGGCGATAGGGATAGCAGCTGCCATGGGGATAGCACAGGGCGCGCGTGAGATAAAGGCGGCCGGTTTTGATGATTTCATGAAAGAGCTGCAGACGGTCTTTGATACGCTCCTTGCCACAAGGCCGACGGCCGTCAATATTCACTGGTCTGTCGAGAGGGTGAAGAGGCTTTTGAATGAGAACAAGAAAAGGCCGGTTGATGAGCTTAAAGAGCTGCTGGTCGCAGAGGCGAACAAGGTGCTTGAAGAGGATATTGAGATAAACAAGACGATAGGCAGATACGGCAATCAATTCATAAAGGACGGCGATACGATAATCACGCATTGCAACGCAGGGTCGCTTGCGACCGGCGGTTACGGCACCGCTACCGGGCCGATACGCGTCGCGCATGAATCCGGAAAAAAGATACAGGTCATTGCAGATGAGACAAGGCCTGTGCTTCAGGGCGCCCGGCTTACTGCATGGGAGCTGATGCAGGATAATATCCCGGTGACGCTTATCAGCGACAACACAGCCGGAGCCATCATGCAGAGGGGCGAGATAGACCTTGCGATAGTCGGCACCGACCGCACCGCGGCAAACGGGGACGTTGCCAACAAGATAGGGACATACTCACTGGCGGTGTTATGCAAAGAGCACGGCATACCGTTCTATGTAGCAGCGCCTACAAGCAGCATTGATTTTTCCATGGCAACCGGAGCGGAGATACCTATCGAGGAACGCGGCTCTGAAGAGGTGACGAATATATTCGGATGCAGGATAGCCCCTGAAGGCGTAAGGGTCAGGAATATAGCATTTGATGTGACGCCTGCCAAATATATAACAGCCATAATCACGGAGAAGGGGGTCTTCAGGCCTGAGAACCTTCACATGATAAATGAACCCGGAACCGACCTGGATAAATTCAGGTTCAAACCCTAA
- a CDS encoding C_GCAxxG_C_C family protein → MNRTDTATSLFKKGYDCSQSVLAAFDDVTGIDRDTSLKLGSPFAGGMGKMGDTCGAVTGALMVIGLKHGATDPADKKTKEKVHGLVNEFVEKFRSLSSSTICRDIIGLDIKTIGRLSSGERKDVHTKCLKCVQDAVEILEEIL, encoded by the coding sequence ATGAACAGAACAGATACCGCTACATCGCTTTTCAAAAAAGGTTATGACTGTTCCCAGTCGGTTTTAGCGGCATTCGATGATGTTACGGGGATTGACCGTGATACATCGCTTAAGCTCGGGAGCCCGTTTGCCGGAGGCATGGGCAAGATGGGGGATACCTGCGGCGCTGTCACTGGCGCGTTAATGGTCATCGGTCTGAAGCACGGCGCAACTGATCCTGCGGATAAAAAGACGAAGGAGAAGGTTCACGGGCTTGTAAATGAGTTTGTCGAAAAGTTCCGGTCGCTCAGCAGCTCTACTATTTGCAGGGATATTATCGGTCTTGATATAAAGACCATAGGCAGGCTCTCATCCGGTGAGCGCAAGGATGTGCATACAAAATGCCTTAAGTGCGTTCAGGATGCCGTTGAAATTCTTGAGGAGATTTTATAG
- a CDS encoding DUF2971 domain-containing protein codes for MKLYKYIGPEILSIAFSKEGYVGLKCSYPKDYNDPFELFLTLDSYEAEAEIIAYYHEILGEVPQLPTTCFSKRPDVIPMWAHYAHQSRGFVIEIDESRMTKRFPDTSIDDVDYKDNPHAVELEAVILAYTTTKPRHTYLLQRAAFGNAYFTKSSCWSYESERRVILKQSDVSTTDSNMILYVPIDCVSSVIAAPFSIDEHVDYCKKLTERISCDYYEMKIGRSSITPYFLNKENDSFQFDGEKLDSVDNYCGKCGEPIIGEEEYCHWCSTSEDDKYDAAFRNPMKRLSKLGLLEGYLKGSAEIDKKCRT; via the coding sequence ATGAAACTCTACAAATACATTGGTCCTGAGATACTTTCAATCGCATTCAGCAAAGAGGGTTATGTTGGATTGAAGTGCTCATATCCAAAAGATTACAATGATCCATTCGAACTTTTTTTGACACTGGACTCGTATGAAGCCGAGGCTGAAATCATTGCTTACTACCATGAAATTCTTGGCGAAGTCCCTCAACTTCCAACTACTTGTTTTTCCAAACGACCAGACGTGATCCCAATGTGGGCTCATTACGCTCACCAATCAAGAGGCTTTGTAATTGAAATTGATGAGAGCCGCATGACGAAGCGATTTCCCGACACTTCAATTGATGATGTTGACTACAAGGACAATCCTCACGCAGTAGAGCTTGAGGCTGTGATCCTTGCTTACACAACTACAAAACCTCGGCATACATATCTTTTACAGAGAGCAGCATTTGGAAATGCATATTTTACTAAGAGTTCCTGTTGGAGTTATGAAAGTGAAAGAAGAGTTATTTTGAAGCAATCAGACGTATCAACTACTGATTCAAATATGATTTTATATGTGCCGATAGACTGTGTGTCATCTGTAATTGCAGCACCTTTCTCAATTGATGAGCACGTTGACTATTGCAAGAAACTAACCGAGCGTATATCGTGTGATTATTATGAAATGAAAATAGGAAGAAGCTCTATAACTCCTTATTTTCTAAATAAGGAAAATGACTCCTTTCAGTTTGATGGTGAAAAGCTTGATTCCGTAGATAATTATTGTGGGAAGTGTGGAGAACCTATTATTGGAGAAGAGGAGTATTGCCATTGGTGTTCAACCTCTGAAGACGACAAATATGACGCAGCGTTCAGGAATCCTATGAAGCGCCTATCAAAGTTGGGGTTATTAGAAGGTTATCTAAAGGGTAGCGCTGAAATTGATAAAAAATGCCGCACTTAA
- the moaC gene encoding cyclic pyranopterin monophosphate synthase MoaC encodes MKKLTHIDEEGRMKMVDVSGKNITLREAVASGAVNMKKETLKLVTDGKITKGNVLEAARLAGIMAAKKTCDIIPLCHQINLSTVSVDFKIDKKKNRINIEAKAKCKGETGVEMEALVAASTAALTIYDMCKAVDKGMVISDIMLMKKSGGKSGKWERE; translated from the coding sequence ATGAAGAAACTTACTCATATAGACGAAGAAGGCAGGATGAAGATGGTCGATGTTTCAGGAAAAAATATAACTCTCAGAGAAGCGGTTGCGTCCGGCGCTGTAAATATGAAGAAAGAGACGCTTAAGCTGGTCACCGACGGAAAGATAACAAAGGGTAATGTGCTTGAGGCTGCGAGGCTTGCCGGTATCATGGCTGCCAAAAAGACATGCGATATCATCCCTCTCTGCCATCAGATAAACCTCAGCACTGTCAGCGTTGATTTTAAGATCGACAAGAAGAAGAACCGTATAAATATCGAGGCAAAGGCAAAGTGCAAGGGAGAGACAGGCGTTGAGATGGAAGCTCTTGTTGCGGCCTCAACCGCTGCTCTTACAATTTATGATATGTGCAAGGCGGTTGATAAGGGAATGGTGATCTCAGACATCATGCTCATGAAAAAGAGCGGCGGCAAGAGCGGGAAGTGGGAAAGAGAGTAA
- the amrA gene encoding AmmeMemoRadiSam system protein A, which yields MHPLVKLAKETIAKYVIDREIIAPPVEPPLEMKDKAGVFVSLKMHGELRGCIGTFSPTTENVAKEIIQNAISAATQDPRFPPVDPSELDEIVYSVDVLSAPEIVKNRKDLDAKRYGVIVKRGNRRGLLLPDLEGVDTVEEQLDIACRKAGISKGEEIEIYRFEVKRYK from the coding sequence GTGCATCCGCTTGTGAAGCTCGCAAAAGAGACGATTGCGAAGTATGTCATAGACAGGGAGATTATCGCCCCTCCTGTAGAACCTCCCCTTGAGATGAAAGATAAGGCAGGCGTCTTTGTCTCCCTCAAGATGCACGGTGAACTGAGAGGCTGCATAGGCACATTCTCTCCCACAACTGAGAATGTCGCCAAAGAGATAATCCAGAATGCGATAAGCGCCGCAACGCAGGATCCGAGGTTTCCGCCGGTAGATCCCTCAGAACTCGATGAGATAGTTTATTCAGTTGACGTGCTCTCAGCGCCTGAGATTGTAAAAAACAGAAAAGACCTTGATGCTAAAAGATACGGAGTTATCGTAAAGCGCGGAAACCGTCGCGGGCTTCTGCTTCCTGATCTTGAGGGTGTTGATACGGTTGAGGAACAGTTAGATATAGCTTGCAGGAAGGCCGGTATATCCAAGGGTGAGGAGATCGAGATTTACAGGTTTGAAGTCAAGAGGTATAAATAG